One stretch of Nitratiruptor tergarcus DSM 16512 DNA includes these proteins:
- a CDS encoding thiazole synthase has protein sequence MADILKIGKYEFTSRLIVGSGKYPDFKTTYDATIASGAQMITVAVRRVNITDPNKENLMDYFKDSDVQLLPNSAGCTTAEEAITLFRMVREATGIDIIKLEIIGDTEKTLYPDVIETIKACEVLAKDGFTVMAYTNDDPITAKKLENAGAAAVMPLAAPIGSGLGIQNRYNVVFVKEAVNVPVIVDAGVGCASDAAIAMELGADGVLTNTAIAQAKNPILMAEAMKHAVQAGRMSYLAGRIPKKPYATASSPSEGMIQF, from the coding sequence ATGGCTGATATCTTAAAAATTGGAAAGTATGAATTTACAAGCAGGCTCATAGTTGGAAGTGGAAAATATCCAGATTTCAAAACTACATACGATGCTACAATTGCTAGTGGTGCACAGATGATTACTGTGGCAGTGCGACGGGTCAATATTACCGATCCAAATAAAGAAAACCTCATGGACTATTTCAAAGATAGCGATGTGCAGCTTTTGCCAAACAGTGCTGGTTGTACGACTGCTGAAGAGGCAATTACTCTCTTTAGGATGGTAAGAGAAGCAACAGGTATCGATATCATTAAGCTTGAAATTATAGGAGATACTGAAAAAACGCTCTATCCAGATGTGATTGAGACGATTAAAGCGTGTGAAGTATTGGCAAAAGATGGTTTTACTGTTATGGCATATACCAATGACGATCCAATTACAGCAAAAAAACTTGAAAATGCTGGAGCTGCAGCTGTAATGCCACTTGCTGCACCGATTGGAAGTGGTCTTGGTATCCAAAACAGATACAATGTAGTTTTTGTCAAAGAAGCTGTGAATGTTCCAGTTATCGTTGATGCAGGGGTTGGATGTGCAAGTGATGCGGCAATTGCTATGGAGCTAGGAGCTGATGGAGTACTAACAAATACAGCCATTGCACAAGCGAAAAATCCGATCCTCATGGCTGAAGCTATGAAGCATGCAGTACAAGCAGGACGTATGAGCTATTTGGCTGGCCGAATTCCTAAAAAACCTTACGCAACGGCATCGAGCCCAAGTGAAGGGATGATACAGTTTTGA
- a CDS encoding TRM11 family SAM-dependent methyltransferase, with protein sequence MQKIKAFQPTNFELECTTVWSFPKRGSWATHNAKYRGNWAPEVARNLILRYSKEGDLLLDPMIGGGTTAIECKLLNRNLIGCDINENAIELTKGALNFESAYNPKIEIFKNDARNLSFINGESIDFILTHPPYANIIKYSDNISGDLSHIKDLDKFCDEIEIIAKEFYRVLKKDKYCAILIGDTRRNKIYQPLAYKVMERFLKVGFLLKEDIIKHQHNCKATGFWKKRSQEYNFLLIMHEHIFVFYKY encoded by the coding sequence ATGCAAAAAATAAAAGCTTTTCAACCAACAAATTTTGAACTTGAATGCACAACTGTTTGGTCTTTTCCAAAAAGGGGTAGTTGGGCAACACATAATGCAAAATATAGAGGGAACTGGGCACCAGAAGTAGCAAGAAATCTCATTTTAAGATATTCAAAAGAGGGAGATTTACTTTTAGATCCGATGATTGGCGGAGGGACAACCGCAATAGAGTGTAAATTATTAAATAGAAATTTAATTGGATGTGATATAAATGAAAATGCAATTGAGTTAACGAAAGGAGCATTAAATTTTGAATCTGCATATAATCCCAAAATTGAAATTTTTAAAAATGATGCTCGCAATTTATCTTTCATAAATGGTGAAAGTATAGATTTTATTCTTACGCATCCTCCATATGCAAATATTATTAAATACTCTGATAATATTAGTGGTGATTTGTCTCATATAAAAGATTTAGATAAATTTTGTGATGAGATAGAAATTATTGCAAAAGAGTTTTATAGAGTATTAAAAAAAGATAAATATTGTGCTATTTTAATAGGAGATACAAGAAGAAACAAAATATATCAACCTTTAGCTTATAAAGTTATGGAGAGATTTTTAAAAGTAGGGTTTTTGTTAAAAGAAGATATTATTAAACATCAACATAACTGTAAAGCTACTGGATTTTGGAAAAAAAGAAGTCAAGAATATAATTTTTTACTTATTATGCATGAGCATATTTTTGTTTTTTACAAATATTAG
- a CDS encoding DNA adenine methylase: MVDCVEKKSVASPFVKWVGGKRGLLTQLLPLIPRKFNNYFEPFVGGGALFFELFNLGMLQNKKVYLFDRNEELINTYKIVQNKPDELLEKLKEFQENHSKEFYYKIRELDRKEDFKELDPITRAARFIYLNKTCFNGLYRVNKKGHFNVPIGRYKNPKIYDSDLIVNASKALQGAVIEAADFSEVLQYVQKEDFIYFDPPYYPLSETSKFTSYTDLAFLEDEQRRLFNVYEELDKRGCFVMESNSDTKFIKDLYKEYRIDIVYMHRFINSKKEGRGKISEVVIRNYEIGGKNGKNN; encoded by the coding sequence ATGGTTGATTGTGTAGAAAAAAAGAGTGTAGCATCTCCATTCGTAAAGTGGGTTGGAGGAAAAAGAGGTTTATTAACGCAACTTCTACCACTTATTCCAAGGAAATTTAATAACTACTTTGAGCCCTTTGTAGGTGGCGGAGCGCTCTTTTTTGAGCTATTTAATTTAGGAATGTTACAAAACAAAAAAGTTTATCTTTTTGATAGGAATGAAGAGCTTATAAATACATATAAGATTGTGCAAAATAAGCCCGATGAGCTTTTAGAGAAGTTAAAAGAGTTTCAAGAAAACCACTCAAAAGAGTTTTATTATAAGATAAGGGAATTAGATAGGAAAGAGGATTTTAAAGAACTTGATCCAATTACACGAGCTGCAAGATTTATTTATCTTAATAAAACCTGCTTCAATGGGCTCTATAGAGTAAATAAGAAGGGGCATTTTAACGTTCCTATAGGCAGATACAAAAATCCAAAAATATATGATAGTGATCTCATAGTAAACGCCTCCAAAGCTTTGCAAGGAGCAGTTATTGAAGCTGCAGATTTTAGTGAGGTTTTGCAATATGTTCAAAAAGAGGATTTTATCTATTTCGATCCTCCCTACTATCCACTCAGTGAGACTTCCAAGTTTACCTCATATACTGATTTAGCGTTTTTGGAAGATGAGCAAAGAAGACTTTTTAATGTGTACGAAGAGTTAGATAAAAGAGGCTGTTTTGTAATGGAGAGTAACTCTGATACAAAATTTATTAAAGATTTATATAAAGAATATAGAATTGATATAGTGTATATGCATAGATTTATCAATAGCAAAAAAGAGGGAAGAGGGAAGATAAGTGAGGTAGTGATAAGGAATTATGAAATAGGAGGAAAAAATGGAAAAAATAATTGA